The sequence below is a genomic window from Ipomoea triloba cultivar NCNSP0323 chromosome 10, ASM357664v1.
TTGCCTTCTCCAATCCAATCCTGTTACATACAGACCATTTTGTGAGAAAACAAAAGACTAATCTTTGCGAATTTTCTGCAGAATTTGCAGACTTGGGCAGTCCAGAATCAATCATACCTTTCATACTCATTCAGGGGTCCAAGTTGGTACACCTCCTCAGCTCCACCGCGCCCAAGCCTCACCTTTGAGGCGAAGAAAGGGAGTTCTGTGACCTGTGAAAGCCATTGCAGCCTCGTAAGGAAAAACAATACGAGAAATGAAGCTCATCAGTGAAGGATCGGAGGGACTACCTTAGAATCTACGTAGGCACATGCCACGATACCAGCATCTCCTCTTAAGCCCCGGAGGCATAAATCTGCAAATTTAACAGCAGCGTACGCCTGCACAATGTTTGTACATGCATTCGTTATGTTAAAGAGACCCGAGTGTTGTTTGGCTATAGATTCTGTGGGAAattcagcaaaaaaaaaaataaaaaattaaagatctCACCATTGATAAAGTTGCAGATCCTGCCCCGGCCTTCGCCTGCAAAGATGCAGGTTCAAACATGTCAACAAACAGTAGCAACAACAAGGTTTCTTTGAATATTTTCACTGCTGTTTAATGTTGTTTACCTGAACTACTTCTGTCCCACCGTCTTGAATGCGCTTTGTCAGGAATTCTGTTTCCTCGGGTGTGAATGAGCATGGCGGTTTGACCTATGGAGGATTACAAAGTTTGTATCTATTTTTAGGCTGCACAAAACTACTATTTGTTATCTATGCTACAACTTAGAAGCATGTGTTTTTCAGACCTGAGAGAGAAGAGGCAAAATCGTCACCCCTGCATGACCTCCAACAACAGGAACATCAACCTCCCTAGGATCTAGTCCCAAAACTTCTGCCTGTAAATACCTCAGAAGAATCATTAATTCTAAATTTCCATGTTTTAACAGAAACTATGACTAAGGTAGCTAAGAAACGCAAGTCAAAGGATTCTGCAATCTGCAATTCTGCATAGTTTCATATCAGTTAAAGCTGTGGTGTACATTAGTTGAGGTAAAATGGCAGTGGACAATTGCCCAAAGTTGTGAGAGGAAGTGTCGGGACATACCACGAAAGTGTTGGCTCTCACAACGTCGAGCATGGTGACTCCAAGAAGCTTCTTAGGATCATAAATGCCCGCTTTCTTGAAAACTTCTGCTGCAATTGGAACTGTGGAGTTGACAGGATTGCTGATCAAGTTGACAAGTGCATTTGGGCAGCACTTGGCGATTCCTTCGCACAGAGTCCTCACAATCCCGGCATTGATGTTGAAAAGGTCATCTCTCGTCATTCCTGGCTTCCTCGGCACACCAGCAGGAATGACCACAAGATCCATCCCGGTCAGTGCAGCCTCGAGCTCTTTCTGTCCCAGAAAGCCTCGCACCTGAAATCAAGAAACACCAAGATTTTGGCATGTTTCACtcggagaaagaaaaaaaaaaatggtgtcaAGAGATGGAAACTTACAACAGCGCCGGTGTCCATGTGGCTAATATCAGCAGTGACTCCCGGGCTGTTGACAACATCATAGAGGTGAAGAACTGACACCAATGGATTCATCTTCATCAACATTGCGAGTGGTTGACCAATGCCTCCAGCAGCACCAAGAATCGCAACTTTGAATCCGGGTGCACCGCCTTTTGCTCTGCAGTTAGCCCTCTCCAACATGGAACTCTCCCCCATCTTTATCCACACCATGAAACCAAACATGGAGTATCAAACTATCAATCATTCAATTGACATCTACCCAATAAAGACTAGAGCTGTTTCGTTTTCTAAACACACACAGCTTGTCTAGTGTCTTTTTAACAGAAAATTATGCTGCAATATGAAGCAATACAGAATGAATTATCTGCTAAAGAAAGCATGAAGTACAAACCTGAAGATTTGAAGGACTGATATGAGCAGACAGTCGTGCAATACGTTCTGCAGTTGAAGGCTGCATCTTTCTGTACCAAGTTTGGGTTACTATAACCAGTAAGGCTGTGTGTGTTGATGAAAGTGTGGAAAAAAGAGTGCTGTGTAGATAAAATGAGGAATGATATAAGGTGGTGatacaaaattgaaaatattccaGAAAATTGGtgatttttcctttatttttttgtggAAACAGGTTTTTTGAACAATTTATCCCTTTTTGCTATTCTCTGTGGCTCTCAAAATTCTCTCATCCTGGCCCCCCATTCCTTTTTGGCTGCTAGCAAAATGATactttgggattttttttttctttttccctttttttgagGTTGTAAAATGGTGGATTCTTCATTCCAGGAGATTGGGAATGAACGGTTTGATCAAAGGAATGGTTTGAGATGAGGGTAAAAATGCTTCTTTTTGGGTACCATGGCACTCCATTATTTGATATCTATATTACACTCTGGCTAATTTAGAGTTGTGTTACCATAAAACTTTGGGTAAACTAGTAAATATCAAAGATCATATGATGTTCAAAAATTCACCAAATAAAACTACATGTCTacataagaaaaaaaacaaagactGAGGTTCTTGAACTCCATCTGCAAGAACATTGAGGGCGGCAATGGTTTATTTTCACTTGTACAATTGTTTGAATCTCCGGCAGGCTTCCAACACATTCTCTCGGTGTCCAAAGGCACTAACTCTAACAAAACCTTCTCCCGCAGGTCCAAAACCGCTGCCAGGTGTGGTCACGACGTGTGTCTTCTCAAGAATCTCGCTGAACACCTCCCATGAGCTTCGACCGGGGAAATGTACCCACACATATGGGGCGTTTTTCCCTCCGTACACCTTAAAACCTAACGAATTGAACGTCTCCGTTATGATCTTGGTGTTTTCTTTGTAATAGCTAACTGTCTCCAACATCGCCTGGACATGGGAAAATTTTAGATGTGTCAAGCTGAAAGCTAGATACATGTACAATATGCAAATGAAAATGTGGGTAGGGAGGAAGGTAAAAGCAGTTGAATATAATTGTTCTGCCATTGAGGTTAAACCCTTGCTCTCATGAAGGTTTTCGTTTTGGTTAAAGTCGTGGAACTGACCTCAAAACCTTCAGGTGAAAGGCATGCCAGTCCGCCAGACTGGGCAATATTGGATGCACCATTGAAGCATGTACAAACAATGCGATTGAAATCCTTGGCCACGGGGAATCCATCAGAAAACAAGAGAGTTTTTGGAACAACAGTCCAACCTAAACGAACACCAGTAAAACCGGCATACTTGGAGAATGAGGAAACCTCAATTGCAACCTGAAAGTCAAGTACAAGATTCAACTTAGTTGGTCTTTTCTTAAGAGAGGATACAGAGGTTGGGTTGAAGAGAAGAGACAAAAGGAAAACAAGTTATTTCCAACTAATCAGGAAAATGTACTGACGTAATAGGAATgaaaagagaaatgaaatttttatttgatttttcctCACAATAGATCCAAACAAAATTGAACGAGTAGGAGATCAGAGGATTTAAGGAAAAGTAAAAGTGAGAATATCAAAGGGCTATACTACACTGACACAAACTGGAAATCCCATTTCAAACTTTAGCTTTACCTCTTTGGCTCCAGGGATCTCAAAGATTGATTTTGGACTGTCATCTGATATATACATTGCATATGCAGAATCATAGACTATGATCGACCCATTGCTCTTAGCGAATTGTACCAATTTAGTTAGCTGCTCCCTTGATGCAGTTGAACCAGTTGGGTTATTAGGTGAACAGAAAAATATGATATCTGTCCGAGGAACCAAAGATAGATCAGGAAAGAACCCATTTTCTGGTGTACATTTCATGTATGCAATATTCCCATACTTCTCAACATCCTTCTGATACTGCCCAGTTTGGCCCAAGATAACACTAGAGTCCACATAGGCctacaataaaaaagaaagataaaaaGATATCGTTGAGAATTTATATGACAATTCTGAACTATAGAGCTGTCCTTCAAGGCCTGGGAAAAAAAAGCAACTTAACTAAAACCCCAATAAAACAAGTGGAGTTCTAAAGAACACAGTTACTTCTTAGCCTATCATCTGCCTTCCCAATAATATGGAAATTCACGAGTAAATTGAGCAACTCAGAAAACAGTTTAACTAAAaggaaaaacataataaatttaCCGGGTATGATGGGTCTTGCACAGCCATTGTCACATTAGAACCAAAAAGAACCTGCATGAAATAGCAAAGGACAAAGTTAACAGGCATTAAGCATTTCATTAGTCTCCATATTCAAGAAGATTTATCAGTTCGTGAACAATATAAAACCTGAAGCCGTGATATGTCACTTTTTGCACCATCTGACACAAAAATATCATCCTCCTCTATCCCAAGCTTTGAGTAAAAGGTTGAAGCTATTGCAGCTCTCAATTGCTGTTCAATACATATATGAATCCTTAAGCCATTGTGACAGTTAAGTCAACTTATGCTAGGGTTAAAGCCAATAAGGAAAGTGAAAGGAATACAAGATATGACGAgataaaaatatgtttaaaGAACAACATTGTATATTGAAGCTTCTATCACTACTAAGTAAGTTGCATAAACTCAAGTATTCCAGGACCAATGAATAGACATGTGTCTCTAATTTAGATATACTTGTTTTAAGAGTAGTGGAAAATAAAAgcttaggaagaaaaaaatccggtttaaaaaaattaaaaaataaaaataaaaaaaataaaaaaaaaggaagaaaaaaaaatccaaagcaGCACTACAGATCAAAAGATAATGACAGTAAAAGCACACCTTTTCTCCTTGTTCAGCTCCATAACCACTGTAGCCCTCAAGAGTTGACAATGCTTGTGCTCTCTGTCAATGTGTAGTAGCAAAAGAAAACTCAATTAGGAAATTGGCTTCCCTTCTACTTGCAAGCCAAGAAAAACTTCAATAATTAACCTTTCATAGCAAAGTCTGAGGCTTTATAACTCCATAGATAAGAATAGTTTCTTGaatctttgaatttttttcaacTAATACTAATTTTGAAATCACTAACTTTATATCAGTAATAAGGAGAAAGAATTGCAACAAAAAGTACTCAAGCAACAAGACAATTTGAAAGcaagatgtttttttttcaacaaataaAGAGCAAATTTGTTCTGGGCCAATGAATGTGAATTACACAAGAAAACACCCAATAAAGTAAAAAACCAGCAAACCCAAGTAATATGTTTGATTAGGTTCACAAACAAGACTAAGAACACTACCTTTGACATGGCAGATGTTATTACTTCAGGAATGGGCTCAGTAGTGTCACCAATTCCAAGGCTTATAATTTTGGCATCAGGGTGCTTCAGCATGTGTGCAGCTCTCCTTCTAGCAATCTAAGGAGGAGAAAGTGGCAACAATTAAGTTTCATTCGCATTCTACCATAATGTAGCTGAACAAAAagtatgaaaaagaaaatagttaaGGGAGGGAGAAAGATACAGACTTCAGGAAAGAGATAACCAGCTTGAAGTTTTGCCAAGTTCTCATTGCGAGACACATTTGTCGTGTAAGCTTCAGACAATGTAGGAGGCATCATTAGTGCAAGTCGATATTGCAAAAGCATATAAGCATACACAGGAAGACTCTAttccaaaacacaaaaataaaaacttcaGCTGCTCTTGCAAATTGCAAGTCTTGGTTATCAGATGAAACAATATATCCTTCTTCCTACATTTCTCCTTGTTCAGAGTGTATAAGAAAAGCAATATTCATGTCAATATAACAGTGTTATTACTTCACATTTCATCTTTTGTATGTGTGCGGTTTATACCAGTTTGCTCCGGCGCTGCAACACATTTCACAACCCGGCTAGCTTTCTGCACTACAGATACTTGTTGAGGCCTGAATCGAATTGaagatatgaaatttaatactATGAACGTTTATGTTTCGAGAAATTCATAGAACtgtaatagtaaaaataaaatgctaTGGAAATGACTACCTTAAGTTGAGCTTGTTCTGGCCTACGAAGGCAGAGGCTGAAGAAGAGATTGAAGGAGAAAGAATCTGATGAATCGCCGCCATTTCTCACAGGGTAGAGAGTAAAGATTACAGCTTTTAGTCTTCACCAATCCTATAAAGTGTAAAACGTTGTCAGCCTTCAGCTCAGAGAGAGTGATCTTTGATGTCCACAATCTGAAACCCTAGTGGCTGAGGTTTTAACAGATGACGGCGAGTCAACAAAGCCTcctatattttttctttttttatatatatatatagtatagggATAGTATATGCAATCCCTCAATCTTTACTTCCTGATGTGACGAGTTCgaataaaaattgagagtaaaaaATAGGATACGGATACTCACATACCCTGTAATATTTTTCTTGTATTGACAAAGTTAAATAATCACAATTAGCGCGTTCATTAtaatgtagtgtgatgacattcCAATTCCATTTCAGATAGATGGTCATAGGTTTGAATCTCGTTGATGAGGTCTTAGATTTTTTAAATCGTCACCGTCTAATAACATGCACTTTTTAAAGATATACATCAATAGATTAAATTTCATAACAGCAGTCAATAACTTTGTAATCTAGTGACACGAAATGACTTTCCGAAATATGAGATCATAGACTCTCTCAGTGATCTAGTGACACGAAATGACTTTTCTAAATATGAGGTCGTAAACCTCCTCAGTGAGGGCGATATTGACTCTAAAAGAAATTCATAATAACTCcatatttaatacggagtaaataacaataaataaatattgatatatttcCCCATCCAAAGATGATGGTTATGCTAATATTATACAGTTACAAAAGGAGAAATTCGagagaaaatgaatatactttaAACTAAAATACAGCAAATTTTCTGATCCAAAATACAGTGTTTTTACATCTCTGGGAATTGATTCTGATTACAGCCAACCACAGAAATGTATAGTTCTATTACAGATTCAAAATTTTCTCTGCTTGCATATATTCTTGGGATTTCtgatcttgcattcatataaaGATGATAACTTTGTGTCATGATTCCTCCACCTGATGATCTGTCTCATCATAGATCTCTTCCTGCACAAAAACAATGTCAAGAGTCAGATAAAACTTTAATTTCAGTCATGAATCCAACATTTCAGATATTAGTCAAGCTTGCCTGCAAAAGCTCTTCGATAACGTCTTCCATGGTTATGATTCCGACGACCTCTTCTTCTTCGGGGAGTTTTGGCAACGGATTTCCATCCATTGGCAGAATGTCTGCATACATGTCCTTCCACTTCTTGCTCCTAGTGGCCTTGAACGAATTGCTTCCGGTGTTGGGGAAGCTTTTCAGCTTCTGCAGTGATCGTTGTTTCGTCTTAAGGCTCTTATGCAAGGGAGTCTTTTCTCCATCAATGTCTACCTTCAATTCGGGTACCACGTctatagtgtaaaaagaaaagggaGACCGGGAGATGAGAGAGGGAGAGATTGGGAGGAAATACTGTGAGCTAACGAAGTGCTAACCATTGGGAGAGGCTTCGGTGGCAGTCTGTTCTGCCTTCTTGTTGCTTTGTCGTACGACCACAGCCATGTGGCTGTGACCCTTCTGAAACTCGTTCAAGATGTCGTCTAATGGCATAGTTTCCAGGACCCTGGGAGCAAGGAGTTACAGAGCATACATTTACAAGGAATATCGTAGAGGCATCAATCAAAACACTTTCAACTTCAGAAAGAACAAATGTAAATGGGACCGAGTGGCATGGTAACACCGAACACTAAAATGGAGACAACAGACTTGACTATGTTTGTTCATCCTAAACATACATTTGGATGCAGGGAacttgaaagaaaaagaaatggcaGTTTCCAAATTAAGAGAATTCTAAAACAAGAATGGTGTTGGGCGAAGGGCGGTGAAGGGCCTAGTCCAACACcaggtggctaggggattgttgggcagaaacctgaagggtcaagtccagcaccctatctctcgaaaatgtgacagtattaagaaataaagttaGCACTTTCGCTATGAGCTATAGCTTTTTGGCGTAGTGCCGTAGACCCGTAGTGGTAAGCACTTGATTCTAAAAAAGGGCTAATGCTTGAGCACTTAAAAACTACACCAAACCTAAatttcagaagaagaaaggattaCCGTGGAATCCTCCGAATAGTAACATTCTTCACAGGAATGTTGTCTTCTGGATGGACAGTCAGCAAGTTTTTGACCTATAACATCAAAAGAAACAATGGAATGAAAACCTATATATATTGGTTAAGAAAGGCAGATAAATATTGCCACGTGTTGATATATGTAGATGATAACGATAGAAAACAGAAACATTTCACTGTAAATGAGGTAATTTTCACATTCATCATATGCTATTGCAGTAAACTTGGCCAACAATTGGCCACCTCAATTCCAACAAAGTTGGTTTTAGGCCtcgggctataaatagagggatTATGCAGAATGCATATGTGAGCATATCAAGCGTCAAGCAATGGGGTACATTTTTAAGCCAGTAGACCCTGCCTAGCGTGTAAGATCAAAGGAAACCACCCCAAAGATGATTGGAAAGGAGAATAGAACCCTAATTTTAAGATCCAAATACGATTATAGGAGGCCACTTATCCTAAAAATGTCTAAAAGCATCAGTGTATACAACCAAGCACACAAAGAACCACCGTATTGCAAAGGAAGAAGTTGTAAAGTACCAGAATAAGCCCTATTATGTTTGTAGGCTGCTCATAGTAGACCGGTATTCTGCTATGCCCCTTCTCCAAAATTAAACTCATCAAATCCCTGTCGTAATGAGAGTAAACACAACTAGATAAGTCGAAATCCAACATGTTTTCCATATCAGAGCATCTCAAAGTGTGCATTACCTGTCCAGTGTGGCATTAATATCTATTGCAAACGTGTCAGATATAGGGGTCATGGCATCACTAGCTGTTTTTTCATGAAGCTCGAGAGCACCAGCAATTATTGTTGTCTCGTCGTGTGTGAGCTCTCCACCTTTACCTGCCTGCAGAAAATGGAGAATACAGCAAAAGACTCGGGACCTTAGTTAAGAAAGGATGAGTTCACACGCTAGCATGGAAAAGAGAACAGAAACGATGACATCATTCACCTAACAACAAAGTAAACAAGACATATTAACCGCATACCTCATTTCCATGCAAATTAACCAGAGTTTTCAATTCAGCTCGACGGAAAAGTGCTTTATTCTCATGACCTAGCAAGAAGTCCAACAGCTGAAAATAATGGGAAAGTGGTAACTGTCTTGAAACACCAATAGATTTCAAAGGCCAATAAATACCATACTAAgttcaaagaaaaataaatatttcggCAAAAACAGACAATTGTCAAACAGAACTTTAGAATATGTTAAAAGGACAATTTTTCTCATGAAGCATTAAACAACTTTAGCAACAACACTGAGCAGACATGTTTACCTTGCTAATAGGATATGCAATGGGAAAGCATATCCAGACAAGAACACGG
It includes:
- the LOC116032052 gene encoding malate dehydrogenase, glyoxysomal-like; the protein is MQPSTAERIARLSAHISPSNLQMGESSMLERANCRAKGGAPGFKVAILGAAGGIGQPLAMLMKMNPLVSVLHLYDVVNSPGVTADISHMDTGAVVRGFLGQKELEAALTGMDLVVIPAGVPRKPGMTRDDLFNINAGIVRTLCEGIAKCCPNALVNLISNPVNSTVPIAAEVFKKAGIYDPKKLLGVTMLDVVRANTFVAEVLGLDPREVDVPVVGGHAGVTILPLLSQVKPPCSFTPEETEFLTKRIQDGGTEVVQAKAGAGSATLSMAYAAVKFADLCLRGLRGDAGIVACAYVDSKVTELPFFASKVRLGRGGAEEVYQLGPLNEYERIGLEKAKQELATSIQKGVSFIKK
- the LOC116032051 gene encoding LL-diaminopimelate aminotransferase, chloroplastic, translating into MAAIHQILSPSISSSASAFVGQNKLNLRPQQVSVVQKASRVVKCVAAPEQTAYTTNVSRNENLAKLQAGYLFPEIARRRAAHMLKHPDAKIISLGIGDTTEPIPEVITSAMSKRAQALSTLEGYSGYGAEQGEKQLRAAIASTFYSKLGIEEDDIFVSDGAKSDISRLQVLFGSNVTMAVQDPSYPAYVDSSVILGQTGQYQKDVEKYGNIAYMKCTPENGFFPDLSLVPRTDIIFFCSPNNPTGSTASREQLTKLVQFAKSNGSIIVYDSAYAMYISDDSPKSIFEIPGAKEVAIEVSSFSKYAGFTGVRLGWTVVPKTLLFSDGFPVAKDFNRIVCTCFNGASNIAQSGGLACLSPEGFEAMLETVSYYKENTKIITETFNSLGFKVYGGKNAPYVWVHFPGRSSWEVFSEILEKTHVVTTPGSGFGPAGEGFVRVSAFGHRENVLEACRRFKQLYK
- the LOC116032650 gene encoding DUF21 domain-containing protein At2g14520-like, which translates into the protein MAVEYKCCETGFFIHIIVIVFLVAFAGLMSGLTLGLMSLSLVDLEVLAKSGTPQDRKHAAKILPVVKNQHLLLCTLLICNAAAMEALPIFLDGLITAWGAILISVTLILLFGEIIPQSVCSRYGLAIGAFTAPVVRVLVWICFPIAYPISKLLDFLLGHENKALFRRAELKTLVNLHGNEAGKGGELTHDETTIIAGALELHEKTASDAMTPISDTFAIDINATLDRDLMSLILEKGHSRIPVYYEQPTNIIGLILVKNLLTVHPEDNIPVKNVTIRRIPRVLETMPLDDILNEFQKGHSHMAVVVRQSNKKAEQTATEASPNDVVPELKVDIDGEKTPLHKSLKTKQRSLQKLKSFPNTGSNSFKATRSKKWKDMYADILPMDGNPLPKLPEEEEVVGIITMEDVIEELLQEEIYDETDHQVEES